A region of Drosophila suzukii chromosome 2L, CBGP_Dsuzu_IsoJpt1.0, whole genome shotgun sequence DNA encodes the following proteins:
- the LOC108009490 gene encoding uncharacterized protein, whose protein sequence is MSNHSLKWPKNREKQKRQVKFQMVGDSVDNIGNHREAHRTQSHGPDQIGDGLVAKMSSLSKPRDQPFHKASPLKGDEKEIEDYRQLHKVFQKLDMADQIILYRAFHLLPAACMALWRTTRKRLDFRTLYKELGVEDQNHLLIHMMVHFKYVYFVADKLQENLNTLERAGVKSLNSVQRCELLVMDEKSRLEDKTLEHSAVGDSSGAKGMSQWPLHALPKLMRNVRRLKAHCEIQVHFVEHFQHLELLVLYGSISQTALTGILERCEKLTRLFLKFDCDTLSLKSIDKCRKLRDLSLPTRLFARQKDLVMKLTDLRLLELTYCQNDSRLTLECLECVLGQRPESVDLIQMECQGFEDPKWIKQVGLDRCSKIRGLVLSNCHFCDREICQLSFPKVQKYIALSSCHDIKEYQVLDMVRQCPGLNELYLIDCPQLSWKVLQGIYRIRKSENLSYPITVVLGQCTELQEVYQTMYSNYWCFKLPYLKIERVQKQSRPVEDIQVFFNINQLDST, encoded by the exons ATGTCGAATCATAGCCTTAAGTGGCCAAAGAATCGGGAGAAACAAAAGCGGCAGGTAAAGTTCCAAATGGTGGGCGATTCGGTGGACAATATAGGCAACCATCGAGAAGCTCACCGAACCCAAAGCCATGGACCCGACCAAATTGGAGACGGATTGGTGGCCAAAATGAGCAGCCTTTCGAAACCCAGAGACCAACCATTCCACAAAGCCTCGCCTCTGAAGGGAGACGAAAAAGAGATCGAGGATTACAGGCAGCTTCATAAGGTCTTCCAGAAACTGGACATGGCCGACCAGATCATCCTCTACCGAGCTTTCCATCTCCTTCCTGCTGCCTGCATGGCCCTCTGGCGGACAACTCGAAAACGTCTGGATTTCAGGACACTCTACAAGGAACTCGGCGTGGAGGACCAGAACCACCTGCTTATTCACATGATGGTTCACTTTAAGTACGTCTATTTTGTCGCAGATAAACTGCAG GAAAACCTAAATACCCTGGAGCGAGCGGGAGTAAAGTCCCTGAATTCCGTGCAACGCTGTGAACTGCTGGTGATGGATGAGAAGTCCAGATTGGAGGACAAGACCCTTGAACACTCGGCGGTAGGAGATTCCTCTGGGGCTAAGGGAATGTCCCAGTGGCCTCTGCACGCTCTGCCCAAATTAATGCGAAATGTGCGTCGTTTGAAGGCCCATTGCGAAATCCAGGTGCACTTTGTCGAGCACTTTCAGCACTTGGAACTTTTAGTGCTCTATGGTTCCATCTCGCAGACTGCTCTCACGGGAATCCTAGAACGGTGCGAAAAATTAACCAGGTTGTTCCTCAAATTCGATTGCGACACCTTGAGCTTAAAGTCCATCGATAAGTGCAGGAAGCTAAGGGATTTGTCACTGCCTACTAGATTGTTTGCCCGTCAAAAGGATCTTGTGATGAAACTAACCGATCTTCGCCTGCTGGAGTTAACATACTGCCAAAATGACAGCCGGTTAACACTGGAGTGCCTGGAGTGTGTGTTAGGCCAACGGCCAGAGTCAGTGGACCTCATCCAGATGGAATGCCAGGGCTTTGAAGATCCCAAATGGATAAAACAAGTGGGTCTGGATCGGTGTAGTAAAATACGGGGATTGGTTCTGTCCAATTGTCACTTCTGCGATCGCGAGATCTGCCAGCTGTCGTTTCCAAAAGTCCAGAAATACATCGCCCTGAGCAGCTGCCACGACATCAAGGAGTACCAGGTTCTGGATATGGTGCGCCAGTGTCCCGGTCTGAACGAACTCTATCTGATCGACTGCCCCCAGCTGAGCTGGAAGGTCCTGCAGGGGATTTACCGAATCCGCAAGAGCGAAAATCTCAGCTATCCCATCACCGTTGTCCTCGGCCAGTGCACGGAACTCCAGGAGGTCTATCAGACCATG TACTCGAACTACTGGTGCTTCAAGCTGCCCTATCTCAAGATCGAACGCGTTCAAAAGCAAAGTCGTCCCGTAGAGGATATCCAGGTTTTTTTCAACATCAACCAATTGGATTCCACATAA